The following coding sequences lie in one Pseudarthrobacter phenanthrenivorans Sphe3 genomic window:
- a CDS encoding TrkH family potassium uptake protein: MTQSQSRPRNPASWHPAAQEREGLWILTRLRDFIDDIANTSPARLALSAFAGVCLVFTFLLSLPVSSSAGTATPIHQALFTAVSAVCVTGLTVVSTAIHWSFFGQLVILIGVFIGGLGTLTLASLLALMVSKRLGVRGKIIAAESMNNAGRLGEVGTLLRIVITTSVVIEGILALALIPRFLTLGEPFWQSVWHGIFYAISSFNNAGFTPHSDGIVPYETDLWILVPLMLGVFLGSLGFPVVMVLQQNGLNWKKWNLHTKLTIQVSFILLAAGTFLWALMEWDNLRTIGTMNLGDKVTHALFASVMMRSGGFNLVDQNQMESTTMLLTDALMFAGGGSASTAGGIKVTTIAVMFLAIVAEARGDADVKVYGRTIPEGTMRVAISVIVAGATLVSVSAFLLLHISGASLDRVLFETISAFATVGLSTNLSAEVAPSGVYVLTALMFAGRVGTVTLAAALALRQRSQLYHYPEERPIIG, encoded by the coding sequence ATGACGCAGAGCCAGTCGAGGCCCCGGAACCCGGCCAGCTGGCACCCCGCAGCGCAGGAGCGGGAAGGCCTCTGGATCCTTACGCGGCTGCGCGACTTCATCGATGACATCGCGAACACCTCGCCTGCCAGGCTCGCCCTCAGCGCGTTCGCCGGCGTCTGCCTGGTGTTCACATTCCTGCTGTCCTTGCCCGTCTCGTCTTCAGCCGGCACTGCCACCCCCATTCACCAGGCGCTGTTTACGGCGGTATCGGCCGTGTGCGTCACTGGCCTCACGGTGGTTTCGACCGCGATCCACTGGTCCTTCTTCGGGCAGCTCGTCATCCTGATCGGCGTCTTTATTGGCGGCCTGGGCACGCTGACCCTGGCCTCCCTGCTGGCACTGATGGTGAGCAAGCGGCTCGGGGTCCGCGGCAAGATCATCGCGGCGGAGTCCATGAACAACGCGGGCCGGCTGGGCGAGGTTGGTACCTTGCTGCGCATCGTCATCACCACGTCCGTGGTGATCGAAGGCATCCTGGCGCTGGCGCTCATCCCCCGGTTCCTCACCCTGGGCGAGCCCTTCTGGCAGTCTGTGTGGCACGGCATCTTCTATGCCATCTCGTCGTTCAACAACGCAGGATTCACCCCCCATTCGGACGGGATCGTCCCCTACGAGACGGATCTTTGGATCCTGGTTCCCCTGATGCTCGGCGTTTTCCTGGGCAGCCTCGGCTTCCCGGTGGTGATGGTGCTCCAGCAGAACGGGTTGAACTGGAAGAAGTGGAACCTGCACACCAAGCTGACCATCCAGGTGTCCTTCATCCTGCTGGCAGCGGGCACGTTCCTGTGGGCCCTCATGGAGTGGGACAACCTGCGCACCATCGGGACCATGAACCTCGGGGACAAAGTCACCCACGCCTTGTTCGCTTCGGTCATGATGCGGTCCGGCGGCTTTAACCTCGTGGACCAGAACCAGATGGAGTCCACTACCATGCTGCTGACGGACGCCCTGATGTTCGCCGGCGGCGGTTCAGCCTCCACGGCTGGCGGCATCAAGGTCACCACCATTGCGGTGATGTTCCTGGCGATCGTGGCCGAGGCCCGGGGCGACGCCGACGTCAAGGTGTACGGCAGGACCATCCCGGAAGGAACCATGCGGGTGGCCATTTCGGTCATCGTTGCCGGCGCCACCCTGGTATCGGTGTCCGCGTTCCTGCTGCTCCACATCAGCGGCGCCTCCCTGGACCGGGTCCTGTTCGAGACCATTTCCGCTTTCGCCACCGTGGGCCTCAGCACCAACCTCAGCGCTGAAGTGGCGCCCTCCGGCGTGTATGTCCTTACCGCGCTGATGTTTGCCGGCCGCGTGGGCACGGTAACCCTCGCCGCCGCCCTGGCCCTCCGCCAGCGCAGCCAGCTCTATCACTACCCCGAAGAGAGGCCCATCATTGGCTAG
- a CDS encoding Ppx/GppA phosphatase family protein, producing the protein MRLGVLDIGSNTVHLLLVDAHPGARPVPFASHKRPLSLVQYLEPDGSISDAGQHELTEFVLEAWEFAARHKAEDLLAFCTSAIREATNGPEVLARVKHETTVTLQELTGSEEASMTFFAVRRWHGWGAGPILNLDIGGGSFEMAFGQDELPEVATSVPLGASRLTRDWLSEDPPSAKSVKELRRYIRATLKPAVREFDGLGRANLVAGTSKTFRSLARIAGAAPSAAGPYVKRELNASDLGVWAQRISAMKAEDRLHLPGVSEARAHQLLAGALVAEAALELFKFKKLRICPWALREGLILRRLDQLVFAGPLEPAPHVAPAQPVEAAV; encoded by the coding sequence ATGCGGCTAGGCGTCCTCGATATCGGGTCCAACACTGTCCACCTCCTCCTGGTGGATGCCCACCCCGGCGCGCGCCCCGTGCCGTTTGCGTCCCACAAACGGCCGCTCTCGCTGGTCCAGTACCTGGAACCTGACGGCAGCATCAGCGATGCCGGGCAGCACGAGCTCACCGAGTTCGTGCTGGAGGCCTGGGAGTTTGCCGCCCGGCACAAGGCGGAGGACCTTCTGGCCTTCTGTACCTCGGCCATTCGCGAGGCCACCAACGGGCCCGAGGTCCTGGCCCGCGTCAAGCACGAAACCACCGTCACGCTGCAGGAGCTGACCGGCAGCGAAGAAGCCTCCATGACGTTCTTCGCCGTCAGGCGCTGGCATGGGTGGGGCGCCGGGCCCATCCTTAACCTGGACATCGGCGGCGGCTCCTTCGAAATGGCTTTCGGGCAGGATGAGCTGCCTGAGGTGGCCACGTCCGTGCCGCTGGGTGCCAGCAGGCTTACCCGGGACTGGCTGTCCGAAGATCCGCCCTCTGCCAAGAGCGTCAAGGAGCTGCGGCGCTACATCAGGGCCACGCTGAAGCCTGCGGTGCGGGAATTCGACGGACTGGGCCGGGCCAACCTGGTGGCAGGGACCTCCAAGACCTTCCGTTCACTTGCACGGATCGCCGGTGCTGCCCCCAGCGCAGCCGGCCCCTACGTTAAGCGCGAGCTCAACGCCTCGGACCTGGGAGTTTGGGCGCAGCGCATCTCCGCGATGAAAGCCGAGGACCGGCTGCATCTTCCGGGTGTATCAGAAGCCCGGGCCCACCAGTTGTTGGCCGGGGCACTCGTTGCCGAAGCCGCCCTGGAGCTCTTCAAATTCAAGAAACTCCGCATCTGCCCCTGGGCCCTGCGGGAAGGGCTGATCCTTCGCCGGCTGGACCAGCTTGTGTTCGCCGGCCCGCTGGAGCCGGCACCCCATGTGGCCCCCGCGCAACCGGTCGAAGCCGCAGTCTAG
- a CDS encoding potassium channel family protein gives MLVIGLGRFGSSTAEQLVKQGREVLAIERDRTLVQKFAPLLTHVVEADATNIDALRQLGAQEFSSAVVGVGTSIESSVLITVNLVDLGIEHLWVKAITPSHGKILTRIGANHVIYPEADAGVRAAHLVSGRMLDFIEFDDDFAIVKMYPPRETVGFTLDESKVRSKYGVTIVGVKSPGEDFTYARPETKVSSRDMLIVSGHVDLLERFAARP, from the coding sequence GTGCTGGTCATCGGGCTGGGCCGTTTCGGTTCCTCCACTGCCGAGCAGCTGGTCAAGCAGGGCCGTGAAGTGCTCGCCATCGAGCGGGACCGGACCCTCGTCCAGAAGTTCGCGCCCCTCCTGACGCATGTGGTGGAAGCCGACGCCACCAACATCGACGCCCTCCGCCAGCTTGGGGCGCAGGAGTTCAGCTCCGCCGTCGTGGGTGTGGGCACGTCCATCGAATCCTCGGTGCTGATCACGGTCAACCTGGTGGACCTTGGCATCGAGCACCTGTGGGTGAAGGCCATCACGCCCTCGCACGGCAAGATCCTCACCAGGATCGGAGCGAACCACGTGATTTACCCGGAGGCCGACGCCGGTGTCCGCGCCGCGCACTTGGTCTCCGGCCGCATGCTGGACTTCATTGAGTTCGACGACGACTTCGCCATCGTGAAGATGTACCCGCCGCGCGAAACAGTGGGATTCACCCTGGACGAATCCAAGGTCCGGTCCAAGTACGGTGTGACGATCGTGGGCGTAAAGTCACCCGGCGAAGACTTCACCTACGCCCGGCCGGAGACCAAGGTTTCCTCCCGGGACATGCTGATCGTGTCCGGCCACGTGGACCTGCTGGAACGCTTCGCCGCCCGCCCCTGA
- a CDS encoding SseB family protein — protein sequence MTEQPGIADTTPLNDLEENLAKGGQPDASPVDVILSFLNSEVYIISSDGIEGEDSQVEPLVLGNADGDPVLAVFSHPSRGDQQYLEAAPNVLGTQGAAIIANIGEELGMVINPGAAYGFEINPEGIANIKRDFKRADEQ from the coding sequence AATTGCCGATACCACTCCGCTCAACGATCTCGAGGAGAATCTTGCCAAGGGCGGCCAGCCTGATGCGAGCCCCGTGGACGTCATCCTGTCCTTCCTGAACAGCGAGGTCTACATCATCAGCTCGGACGGCATCGAGGGCGAGGACTCCCAGGTGGAGCCGCTGGTCCTGGGTAACGCCGACGGCGATCCCGTCCTTGCCGTCTTCTCGCACCCCAGCCGTGGAGACCAGCAGTACCTCGAAGCAGCGCCGAACGTCCTGGGCACGCAGGGCGCCGCCATCATCGCGAACATCGGTGAGGAGCTGGGCATGGTGATCAACCCCGGTGCCGCCTACGGATTCGAAATCAACCCCGAAGGCATTGCCAACATCAAGCGCGACTTCAAGCGGGCTGACGAGCAATAA
- a CDS encoding acetoin utilization protein AcuC → MTYLPGLSLPAPPTVVAWSTDMTAYNFGPGHPMAPERMDLTARLARSLGLFDLEHVAVEAPDIACDADLESVHSADFIAAVKRVSANPGETDESRGLGTEDDPAFAGMHDAAARLAGASLLAASRILDGSALRAINFGGGMHHAARERASGFCIYNDAALAIQKLLDGGVSRVAYLDVDAHHGDGTESIFWNDPRVLTISLHESGLTLFPGTGFANEIGGPQAEGTAVNVALPSGTGDAGWLRAFHAVVPQLVAAFQPEVIVSQHGCDSHRSDPLTHLNLSVDGQREAASAVGNLAARHCDNRWISTGGGGYNVLEVVPRSWSHLIGIAAGRPVPLRTPVPQDWRDYVEEKFGRSAPAMMSDDVELWWRSWEVGFDPNDDVDRTVMATRKAVFPLHGLDPWFD, encoded by the coding sequence ATGACATACCTCCCGGGTCTCAGCCTGCCCGCGCCCCCGACGGTGGTGGCGTGGAGCACTGACATGACCGCCTACAACTTTGGGCCTGGCCACCCGATGGCTCCGGAACGGATGGACCTGACGGCCCGCCTCGCGCGAAGCCTGGGGTTGTTCGACCTGGAGCACGTTGCCGTGGAGGCGCCGGACATAGCTTGCGACGCCGACCTGGAGTCCGTGCATTCCGCCGATTTCATCGCGGCGGTTAAGAGGGTCAGCGCCAACCCCGGCGAGACTGATGAGTCCCGCGGCCTGGGAACGGAGGACGATCCCGCCTTTGCGGGCATGCACGACGCCGCGGCCAGGCTGGCCGGCGCCTCCCTCCTGGCGGCCTCCCGGATCCTGGACGGCTCCGCCCTGCGCGCCATCAACTTCGGCGGCGGCATGCACCACGCCGCCCGTGAGCGGGCCAGCGGGTTCTGCATCTACAACGACGCCGCACTCGCCATCCAAAAATTGCTCGACGGCGGTGTCAGCCGGGTGGCATACCTCGACGTTGACGCGCACCATGGGGACGGCACGGAGAGCATTTTTTGGAATGACCCGCGCGTCCTCACGATTTCACTGCACGAAAGTGGCCTGACGTTGTTCCCCGGCACCGGTTTCGCAAACGAGATCGGCGGTCCGCAGGCCGAGGGGACGGCAGTGAACGTGGCGCTGCCCTCAGGTACCGGGGACGCCGGCTGGCTCCGGGCGTTCCATGCCGTGGTGCCGCAGCTGGTGGCTGCGTTCCAGCCGGAAGTCATCGTCAGCCAGCACGGCTGCGACTCGCACCGCAGCGACCCCCTGACCCACCTCAACCTCAGCGTTGACGGGCAGCGGGAGGCCGCCTCCGCCGTCGGCAACCTTGCGGCCAGGCATTGCGACAACCGCTGGATCTCGACGGGAGGCGGGGGATATAACGTCCTCGAGGTGGTGCCCCGCTCCTGGAGCCACCTGATCGGGATCGCCGCCGGACGGCCCGTGCCGCTGCGCACCCCGGTTCCGCAGGACTGGCGGGACTATGTGGAGGAGAAGTTCGGCAGGTCGGCGCCGGCAATGATGAGCGACGACGTGGAGCTGTGGTGGCGGTCCTGGGAAGTGGGCTTCGACCCCAACGACGACGTTGACCGCACCGTCATGGCCACCCGGAAGGCCGTCTTCCCGCTGCACGGGCTGGATCCCTGGTTTGACTGA
- the proC gene encoding pyrroline-5-carboxylate reductase produces MSNRIAFLGCGSMNEAILSGLLEAGTDPADVVATVRRAERAAELAERHHGVTAIAGEEEPDNNKQATKGSGVVILGVKPVGIAALAREISGALSPHTVVVSVAAAVSIAQLEAALPAGQPVIRSMPNTPSKVGRGVISVSPGTHCTTEQLQNVKNVLQGAGTVVEVPEEQVDALSAISGSGPAYAFYLAEAMAAAGRELGLDAELSLLLARETVAGAGMMLAEPGADPTALRKAVTSPNGTTERAIATFDERGMPAIIAAGARAAADRAAEITKQLG; encoded by the coding sequence ATGAGCAACCGAATCGCATTCCTTGGCTGTGGATCCATGAACGAAGCAATTCTGAGTGGCCTGCTGGAAGCCGGGACGGATCCGGCGGACGTCGTGGCCACCGTGAGGCGCGCCGAACGGGCGGCGGAACTGGCAGAACGCCATCACGGAGTAACCGCGATCGCCGGGGAGGAGGAGCCTGACAACAACAAGCAGGCCACCAAAGGCTCCGGCGTCGTCATCCTTGGCGTCAAGCCCGTAGGCATCGCGGCCCTTGCCCGGGAAATCAGCGGCGCACTCTCTCCCCACACCGTGGTGGTGAGCGTTGCTGCGGCAGTCTCCATCGCTCAGCTCGAGGCAGCACTTCCGGCGGGGCAGCCGGTGATCCGTTCCATGCCAAATACCCCGTCCAAGGTGGGCCGCGGCGTGATCTCGGTGTCGCCGGGCACCCACTGCACCACGGAACAGCTGCAGAACGTCAAGAACGTCCTGCAGGGGGCGGGCACAGTGGTGGAAGTCCCCGAGGAGCAGGTGGACGCACTCTCGGCCATCAGCGGCTCCGGACCCGCGTACGCCTTCTACCTGGCGGAGGCCATGGCGGCGGCGGGCCGGGAACTGGGCCTGGACGCAGAATTGTCCCTTCTCCTTGCCCGCGAAACCGTGGCAGGCGCCGGAATGATGCTCGCAGAGCCAGGCGCCGACCCCACCGCCCTCCGCAAGGCCGTGACCAGCCCGAACGGCACCACGGAGCGGGCAATCGCCACCTTTGACGAGCGGGGCATGCCGGCCATCATTGCGGCGGGTGCCCGTGCTGCTGCTGACAGGGCAGCCGAAATCACCAAGCAGCTCGGCTAA